The following coding sequences lie in one Populus nigra chromosome 15, ddPopNigr1.1, whole genome shotgun sequence genomic window:
- the LOC133674063 gene encoding RNA-binding protein 208-like isoform X1: protein MQQQALLQHHHMYHHPALVASAMSQMEPILGGNLPPAFDPSSSCRRVYVGNIHVNVTDKLLAEVFATAGPLAGCKLIRKDKSSYGFVDYHDQSSAALAIMTLHGRQLYGQALKVNWAYGNSQREDTSGHFHVFVGDLSPEVTDANLFACFSVFPSCSNARVMWDHKTGRSKGYGFVSFRNQQEARSAINDLTGKWLGNRQIRCNWATKGVESNEDKQNSDNQNAVVLTNGSSAEGGQESTNEEAPENNPAYTTVYVGNLSHEVTQAELHRHFHALGAGVIEDVRVQRDKGFGFVRYNTHEEAASAIQTGNGKIVCGKPVKCSWGSKPTPPGTASNPLPPPPPAQPYQIAPSTGINQGYSAADLLAYQRQLALSQAAASGLSGQALLQLTGQHGLAAASMDLSAGGSQAMYDGYHNGLAAQQLMYYR, encoded by the exons ATGCAACAGCAAGCACTGCTTCAACATCATCACATGTATCATCATCCTGCTCTCGTTGCTTCTGCCATGTCTCAG ATGGAGCCTATCCTAGGTGGTAATCTGCCTCCTGCTTTtgatccttcttcttcttgtcgCAGAGT TTATGTAGGAAATATTCATGTAAACGTCACTGACAAACTTCTTGCTGAAGTTTTCGCAACTGCTGGCCCTCTTGCTGGATGCAAGCTCATCAGAAAGGATaag TCATCATACGGTTTTGTGGACTACCATGACCAATCATCTGCAGCACTTGCAATAATGACATTGCATGGACGCCAACT TTATGGTCAGGCGCTTAAAGTGAATTGGGCATATGGCAATAGCCAAAGGGAGGATACATCAG GGCATTTCCATGTATTTGTTGGTGATTTGAGTCCAGAGGTTACTGATGCTAATTTATTTGCGTGCTTCTCAGTCTTTCCTAGTTGCTC CAATGCAAGGGTCATGTGGGATCACAAAACTGGCCGCTCGAAAGGATATGGCTTTGTTTCATTCCGTAATCAGCAG GAGGCACGAAGTGCTATTAATGACTTAACTG GTAAATGGCTCGGAAACAGGCAGATAAGATGTAATTGGGCAACTAAAGGTGTTGAATCCAATGAAGATAAGCAAAACAGTGATAACCAAAATGCAGTTGTACTTACTAATGGATCTTCAG CAGAAGGAGGTCAGGAAAGCACAAATGAGGAGGCTCCTGAAAACAATCCTGCATACACCACTGTCTATGTTGGCAATCTTTCCCATGAG GTCACCCAAGCTGAGCTGCATCGTCATTTTCATGCTCTTGGGGCTGGTGTAATTGAGGATGTTCGAGTGCAGAGAGATAAAGGTTTTGGGTTTGTCAGATACAACACTCATGAAGAAGCAGCCTCAGCCATTCAAACGGGCAATGGGAAGATAGTTTGTGGAAAGCCCGTGAAG TGCTCATGGGGTAGCAAGCCAACTCCTCCTGGAACAGCTTCAAATCCATTGCCACCTCCACCTCCAGCTCAACCATATCAAATCGCTCCATCAACTGGTATAAACCAAGGCTACTCTGCAGCTGATTTGTTGGCCTATCAGCGCCAACTTGCCTTGAGCCAGGCTGCTGCATCCGGCCTTTCAGGCCAAGCTCTTCTCCAGCTGACCGGACAGCATGGCCTAGCTGCTGCTTCAATGGACTTGAGCGCTGGTGGGTCCCAAGCTATGTATGATGGATATCATAACGGTTTGGCAGCTCAGCAGCTCATGTATTACCGTTAG
- the LOC133674063 gene encoding RNA-binding protein 208-like isoform X2, whose translation MQQQALLQHHHMYHHPALVASAMSQMEPILGGNLPPAFDPSSSCRRVYVGNIHVNVTDKLLAEVFATAGPLAGCKLIRKDKSSYGFVDYHDQSSAALAIMTLHGRQLYGQALKVNWAYGNSQREDTSGHFHVFVGDLSPEVTDANLFACFSVFPSCSNARVMWDHKTGRSKGYGFVSFRNQQEARSAINDLTGKWLGNRQIRCNWATKGVESNEDKQNSDNQNAVVLTNGSSEGGQESTNEEAPENNPAYTTVYVGNLSHEVTQAELHRHFHALGAGVIEDVRVQRDKGFGFVRYNTHEEAASAIQTGNGKIVCGKPVKCSWGSKPTPPGTASNPLPPPPPAQPYQIAPSTGINQGYSAADLLAYQRQLALSQAAASGLSGQALLQLTGQHGLAAASMDLSAGGSQAMYDGYHNGLAAQQLMYYR comes from the exons ATGCAACAGCAAGCACTGCTTCAACATCATCACATGTATCATCATCCTGCTCTCGTTGCTTCTGCCATGTCTCAG ATGGAGCCTATCCTAGGTGGTAATCTGCCTCCTGCTTTtgatccttcttcttcttgtcgCAGAGT TTATGTAGGAAATATTCATGTAAACGTCACTGACAAACTTCTTGCTGAAGTTTTCGCAACTGCTGGCCCTCTTGCTGGATGCAAGCTCATCAGAAAGGATaag TCATCATACGGTTTTGTGGACTACCATGACCAATCATCTGCAGCACTTGCAATAATGACATTGCATGGACGCCAACT TTATGGTCAGGCGCTTAAAGTGAATTGGGCATATGGCAATAGCCAAAGGGAGGATACATCAG GGCATTTCCATGTATTTGTTGGTGATTTGAGTCCAGAGGTTACTGATGCTAATTTATTTGCGTGCTTCTCAGTCTTTCCTAGTTGCTC CAATGCAAGGGTCATGTGGGATCACAAAACTGGCCGCTCGAAAGGATATGGCTTTGTTTCATTCCGTAATCAGCAG GAGGCACGAAGTGCTATTAATGACTTAACTG GTAAATGGCTCGGAAACAGGCAGATAAGATGTAATTGGGCAACTAAAGGTGTTGAATCCAATGAAGATAAGCAAAACAGTGATAACCAAAATGCAGTTGTACTTACTAATGGATCTTCAG AAGGAGGTCAGGAAAGCACAAATGAGGAGGCTCCTGAAAACAATCCTGCATACACCACTGTCTATGTTGGCAATCTTTCCCATGAG GTCACCCAAGCTGAGCTGCATCGTCATTTTCATGCTCTTGGGGCTGGTGTAATTGAGGATGTTCGAGTGCAGAGAGATAAAGGTTTTGGGTTTGTCAGATACAACACTCATGAAGAAGCAGCCTCAGCCATTCAAACGGGCAATGGGAAGATAGTTTGTGGAAAGCCCGTGAAG TGCTCATGGGGTAGCAAGCCAACTCCTCCTGGAACAGCTTCAAATCCATTGCCACCTCCACCTCCAGCTCAACCATATCAAATCGCTCCATCAACTGGTATAAACCAAGGCTACTCTGCAGCTGATTTGTTGGCCTATCAGCGCCAACTTGCCTTGAGCCAGGCTGCTGCATCCGGCCTTTCAGGCCAAGCTCTTCTCCAGCTGACCGGACAGCATGGCCTAGCTGCTGCTTCAATGGACTTGAGCGCTGGTGGGTCCCAAGCTATGTATGATGGATATCATAACGGTTTGGCAGCTCAGCAGCTCATGTATTACCGTTAG